A stretch of the Candidatus Binataceae bacterium genome encodes the following:
- a CDS encoding APC family permease gives MAAIGKLATADRVAGTGEALIGRKHTRAIVVTTGMLAFISFWRASAIVLCDMASTVYYIGGIVEAAVGKSAPYFILAVMLFSYAVRAVYVESCSMFTRGGVYRVVKEAMGSTLAKLSVSALMFDYILTGPISGVSAGQYLVGLINELFKMAHLGVVLPADLAAATFAILVTGYFWWQNILGIEESSGKAMRIMQITTVMGVLMIAWCAITLYARGFHMPPLHIELPDSSLGWLVHLPSARAIGAFGVLIAFGHSILAMSGEESLAQVNREIEAPKLKNLLRTGLVIFIYSLLLTSLISFFAVMIIPDNVRMAQYSDNLIGGLAMYVVGPLWLRTALRAFVVFVGFLILAGAVNTAIVGSTGVLTRVAEDGVLLDWFRNPHRRYGTNYRIVNLVAILQIATIVLSRGDMYALGEAYAFGVVWSFVFKTLSVLVLRYKKSYARLWRMPLNLKWFRPGGEDFPLGLALTFVILFCTAMVNLFTKQVATIWGIGFTIALFLIFEVSQKINGQAEHAYGEEPEKFNLEMVEEEGLHPARLNLNDDAKRIIAIRDPHNLAHLHRYLSERDSSELIALTVRTEKGLASSEGAQVFTDSEQRLFSKVVKVCEDHGRAVTPLVAMSNDQVYAIARIAYVLGAEEVVMGVSERFNSDVQLENFAMHWGSLASNDHHVKVRVLSETQDIRAEL, from the coding sequence TTGGCTGCGATCGGAAAACTCGCGACCGCGGATCGGGTCGCGGGAACGGGCGAAGCTCTTATCGGTCGAAAACACACCCGCGCCATCGTCGTTACCACCGGGATGCTGGCGTTCATTTCTTTCTGGCGGGCATCGGCAATCGTGCTGTGCGACATGGCATCGACCGTCTACTACATCGGCGGGATCGTCGAGGCAGCGGTAGGCAAATCGGCTCCCTATTTCATCCTGGCGGTGATGCTCTTCTCGTATGCGGTGCGCGCCGTGTACGTGGAGTCCTGCTCGATGTTCACGCGCGGCGGTGTGTACCGCGTGGTGAAGGAAGCGATGGGCTCGACGCTGGCCAAGCTCTCGGTTTCGGCACTGATGTTCGACTACATCCTGACCGGACCCATCAGCGGCGTGTCAGCTGGACAGTATCTGGTCGGGTTGATCAACGAACTGTTCAAGATGGCGCATCTGGGCGTGGTGCTGCCGGCCGACCTTGCAGCGGCGACATTTGCGATTCTGGTCACCGGGTACTTCTGGTGGCAGAACATCCTGGGCATCGAGGAATCGAGTGGCAAGGCGATGCGCATCATGCAGATCACCACCGTGATGGGAGTGTTGATGATCGCGTGGTGCGCAATCACGCTGTACGCGCGTGGGTTCCACATGCCGCCGCTGCACATTGAATTGCCCGACAGCTCGCTGGGCTGGCTGGTTCATCTGCCTTCGGCGCGTGCCATCGGTGCGTTTGGAGTCCTCATCGCGTTCGGGCACTCCATCCTCGCGATGTCGGGCGAGGAATCGCTGGCGCAGGTCAATCGCGAGATCGAAGCGCCCAAGCTGAAGAATTTGCTCCGCACCGGACTCGTGATTTTCATTTACTCGCTGCTGCTGACCTCGCTGATTTCGTTCTTCGCCGTGATGATCATTCCGGACAACGTGCGGATGGCGCAGTACAGCGACAATCTGATCGGCGGTCTGGCGATGTACGTGGTGGGGCCCCTGTGGCTTAGAACCGCGCTGCGCGCTTTCGTCGTGTTTGTGGGGTTTCTGATTCTCGCCGGCGCGGTCAATACCGCGATCGTCGGCTCGACCGGAGTTCTTACCCGCGTCGCGGAGGACGGCGTCTTGCTCGATTGGTTCCGCAATCCGCATCGCCGCTACGGCACGAACTATCGCATCGTCAACCTCGTCGCGATTCTGCAGATTGCAACCATCGTGCTTTCGCGCGGCGACATGTACGCGCTCGGGGAAGCTTACGCCTTCGGCGTGGTCTGGAGCTTCGTCTTCAAAACCCTGTCAGTGTTGGTGTTGCGCTACAAGAAGAGTTATGCGCGCTTGTGGCGGATGCCGCTCAACCTTAAATGGTTCCGCCCGGGCGGAGAGGACTTTCCGCTCGGATTGGCGCTCACGTTCGTGATTCTGTTCTGTACCGCAATGGTCAATCTTTTCACCAAGCAGGTCGCAACCATCTGGGGAATCGGGTTTACCATCGCTCTGTTCCTCATCTTCGAGGTTTCTCAGAAGATCAACGGGCAGGCAGAGCACGCTTACGGCGAGGAGCCGGAAAAGTTCAACCTGGAAATGGTGGAGGAAGAAGGACTGCATCCGGCGCGGCTCAACCTAAACGATGATGCGAAGCGGATTATCGCGATCCGTGATCCGCACAACCTCGCTCACCTTCATCGCTATCTCTCGGAGCGGGACTCCTCGGAACTGATCGCACTGACCGTGCGAACCGAAAAGGGTCTCGCCTCAAGTGAAGGAGCGCAAGTGTTCACCGACTCTGAGCAGAGGTTATTCAGCAAGGTCGTCAAGGTATGCGAAGACCACGGCCGGGCGGTTACGCCGCTAGTCGCGATGTCGAATGATCAGGTTTACGCCATCGCTCGCATCGCCTACGTACTTGGCGCCGAGGAAGTCGTGATGGGGGTGTCGGAGCGATTCAACTCCGATGTCCAACTGGAGAACTTCGCGATGCACTGGGGGTCGCTCGCCTCCAACGACCACCACGTGAAGGTGCGGGTTCTCTCGGAGACTCAGGACATTCGCGCCGAGCTCTGA